From Methylopila sp. M107, a single genomic window includes:
- a CDS encoding ABC transporter substrate-binding protein: MVTLKRAAGHPAARADCKTTRRGLIIGAAAFGVLAGRPVRADGPERLAAIDWAMLETALALGATPVAAAELLLFRKYAVEPAVPDGVADLGLRGALSYEQLVASRPDLILISPWYQNRAHILSRIAPVENLAIYQSGRPPYEAAVAATRALATRIGREAEAERVVAEADAELDVTRERLKPFAGRPMLLMNLGDVRHFRAFGADSMFGDVAARLGLGVAWTAPTRFGAYPTVGVEALATMADATVVNIGPTPPSALDGLRDSPLWRVMPPIAAGRFVNLDPVNPYGALPAARRFARLLADGLATFANG; this comes from the coding sequence GTGGTGACGCTCAAGCGGGCGGCGGGTCACCCCGCCGCCCGCGCGGACTGCAAGACGACGCGCCGCGGCCTCATCATCGGGGCCGCGGCGTTCGGCGTTCTGGCCGGGCGGCCCGTGCGCGCCGACGGTCCCGAGCGCCTCGCCGCGATCGACTGGGCGATGCTGGAAACCGCGCTTGCGCTCGGCGCGACGCCGGTGGCGGCGGCCGAACTCCTGCTGTTCCGCAAATACGCCGTCGAGCCCGCGGTTCCGGACGGCGTCGCCGATCTCGGCCTGCGCGGCGCGCTGAGCTACGAGCAACTGGTCGCGTCGCGGCCGGACCTCATCCTGATCTCGCCCTGGTACCAGAACCGCGCGCACATCCTTTCCCGCATCGCGCCGGTCGAAAACCTCGCGATCTACCAGTCGGGCCGCCCGCCTTACGAGGCCGCGGTCGCCGCCACCCGGGCGCTGGCCACGCGGATCGGCCGCGAGGCGGAGGCCGAGCGCGTCGTCGCGGAAGCCGACGCCGAGCTCGACGTCACGCGCGAGAGGCTGAAACCTTTCGCCGGCCGGCCCATGCTCTTGATGAACCTCGGCGACGTCCGCCATTTTCGCGCGTTCGGGGCCGACAGCATGTTTGGCGACGTCGCCGCGCGACTCGGACTTGGCGTCGCCTGGACGGCGCCGACCCGCTTCGGCGCCTATCCGACGGTCGGCGTCGAGGCGCTCGCGACGATGGCGGACGCGACCGTCGTCAATATCGGGCCGACGCCGCCCTCAGCGCTCGACGGCCTGCGCGACAGCCCGCTCTGGCGCGTGATGCCGCCGATCGCGGCCGGCCGCTTCGTCAACCTCGACCCCGTCAATCCCTATGGCGCCCTGCCGGCGGCGCGCCGCTTCGCGCGGCTGCTGGCCGACGGGCTGGCGACGTTCGCGAATGGCTGA
- the fhuB gene encoding Fe(3+)-hydroxamate ABC transporter permease FhuB, with the protein MAEAGTASRLAPWLIWGALAALAAALSLDQILGLAARGGSDIDHALFVYSLAPRIAVAIVAGAALGLSGALLQAALDNPLAEPSTLGVFAGAQLALGAISVFAPALGAFGREAAALCGGAGAAALVLALGWRRKLDPVTVVLCGMVVAMVASSLTAALILARGEYLFALLIWGGGSLAQEGWRATGAIAAVLVVGAFATLVLIRPLATLAAGEASARSLGAPAPLIRISALGVGVLLATTVAAEVGLIAFVGLAAPTLARLSGARSWRTLAVAPVIGAILLWLTDSLVRHLGSGETIPAGAATALLGAPLLLWLLPRLHLADRPASERAPRRRAPRNVLIALAALFVLASVAALTIGAASGAGFVELLPFRAPRTAAAAASGAMLAAAGVILQRLTGNPIAGPEVLGVGAGAGVGLAVVLVAAGSASFGLQTLGAALGALGALGLILGVAGRDRLGPERMLLAGAGISALCLAGLNAVIATGSPSAFALLAWITGATDAIDGSQAIMAVVATVAIAAPVALTLRWLEVLPLGPAVSRSVGLNVAAARAALTGLAALLTGAAALVAGPLSFVGLVAPHAVRALGLARPGPHLVGAMLAGAALMVAADQLARTVIFPYQLPLGLFASLIGGGYLLFVLGRR; encoded by the coding sequence ATGGCTGAGGCCGGAACGGCGTCGCGCCTTGCGCCCTGGCTGATCTGGGGCGCGCTCGCCGCCCTCGCGGCGGCGCTCTCGCTCGACCAGATTTTGGGCCTCGCAGCGCGCGGCGGGAGCGACATCGACCACGCGCTGTTCGTCTACAGCCTCGCGCCCCGGATCGCGGTCGCAATCGTGGCGGGCGCGGCGCTCGGGCTGTCCGGCGCGCTGCTGCAGGCCGCGCTCGACAACCCACTCGCCGAACCCTCGACGCTCGGCGTGTTCGCCGGCGCGCAGCTCGCGCTCGGGGCCATCAGCGTCTTCGCGCCGGCGCTCGGCGCGTTCGGGCGCGAGGCCGCGGCGCTCTGCGGCGGCGCAGGGGCGGCCGCGCTCGTGCTCGCGCTCGGCTGGCGGCGGAAGCTCGATCCCGTCACCGTCGTGCTCTGCGGCATGGTCGTGGCGATGGTCGCGAGTTCGCTCACCGCCGCGTTGATCCTCGCGCGCGGCGAATATCTGTTCGCGCTGCTGATCTGGGGCGGCGGCTCGCTCGCGCAGGAGGGCTGGCGCGCGACCGGCGCGATCGCCGCCGTCCTCGTCGTCGGAGCGTTCGCCACGCTTGTCCTGATCCGCCCGCTGGCGACGCTGGCGGCCGGCGAGGCGAGCGCCCGAAGCCTCGGCGCCCCCGCGCCGCTGATCCGGATCTCTGCGCTCGGGGTCGGCGTGCTGCTCGCGACCACCGTCGCGGCCGAGGTTGGGCTGATCGCCTTCGTCGGGCTCGCGGCGCCGACGCTGGCGCGGCTTTCGGGCGCGCGGTCCTGGCGGACGCTTGCCGTCGCGCCCGTCATCGGCGCCATCCTGCTGTGGCTCACCGACTCGCTCGTGCGCCATCTCGGCTCCGGCGAGACGATACCGGCGGGCGCGGCGACGGCGCTCCTTGGCGCGCCGCTGCTGCTCTGGCTGCTGCCGCGCCTCCACCTCGCCGACCGGCCCGCGAGCGAGCGGGCGCCGCGTCGCCGGGCGCCGAGAAACGTGCTGATCGCGCTCGCGGCGCTGTTCGTCCTCGCCTCCGTCGCCGCGCTCACGATCGGCGCGGCAAGCGGGGCGGGCTTCGTCGAGCTGCTGCCGTTCCGCGCCCCACGCACGGCTGCAGCCGCCGCGTCCGGCGCCATGCTGGCGGCGGCCGGCGTCATCCTGCAGCGCCTGACCGGGAACCCGATCGCAGGGCCCGAGGTGCTCGGCGTCGGGGCGGGGGCGGGGGTGGGCCTCGCGGTCGTGCTGGTGGCGGCGGGATCGGCCTCGTTCGGGCTCCAGACGCTCGGCGCGGCGCTCGGCGCGCTAGGCGCGCTCGGCCTGATCCTCGGCGTCGCGGGCCGCGACCGGCTCGGGCCGGAGCGCATGCTGCTCGCGGGCGCGGGGATCTCGGCGCTCTGCCTCGCCGGCCTCAACGCCGTGATCGCGACCGGCTCGCCGAGCGCCTTCGCGCTGCTCGCCTGGATTACGGGCGCGACCGACGCGATCGACGGGTCGCAGGCGATCATGGCGGTCGTCGCAACCGTCGCCATCGCGGCCCCGGTCGCGCTGACGCTGCGGTGGCTTGAGGTGCTGCCGCTTGGGCCTGCCGTCTCGCGCTCAGTCGGCCTCAACGTCGCGGCCGCGCGGGCGGCGCTGACGGGGCTGGCCGCCCTGCTGACGGGAGCCGCCGCTCTTGTCGCGGGGCCATTGAGCTTCGTCGGACTCGTGGCGCCGCATGCGGTGCGGGCGCTCGGCCTTGCGCGGCCCGGTCCCCATCTCGTCGGCGCGATGCTGGCGGGCGCCGCGCTGATGGTCGCGGCCGACCAGCTCGCCCGCACGGTCATCTTCCCCTACCAGCTGCCGCTCGGCCTGTTCGCTTCGCTGATCGGCGGCGGCTACCTGCTGTTCGTCCTCGGGCGGCGGTGA
- a CDS encoding Pycsar system effector family protein — protein sequence MSDGNPGFAYIKALNDTFYDQIKVADQKATLMISLIVLMIVWSPDVRQIYLQPFGVADGGWLPAAVVTVALVVALVSALCVVAPRTRKSRSPLFWGGWPEAGDAAIALAIEGDREKLLRSYAENAAHLAVICRRKYLFVSIAVWALIVALVAHGVFVTIR from the coding sequence ATGTCCGACGGCAATCCCGGCTTCGCCTATATCAAGGCGCTCAACGACACGTTCTACGACCAGATCAAGGTCGCCGATCAGAAGGCGACGCTGATGATCTCGTTGATCGTGCTGATGATCGTCTGGTCGCCGGACGTCCGACAGATCTACCTGCAGCCTTTCGGCGTGGCCGACGGCGGATGGCTGCCGGCCGCGGTCGTGACGGTGGCGCTCGTCGTGGCGCTGGTCAGCGCGCTCTGCGTGGTGGCGCCGCGGACGCGGAAATCGCGCTCGCCGCTGTTCTGGGGCGGCTGGCCGGAAGCGGGGGACGCCGCCATCGCGCTCGCGATCGAGGGCGACCGCGAGAAGCTGCTGCGCTCCTACGCCGAGAACGCCGCGCATCTCGCCGTGATCTGCCGGCGCAAATATCTGTTCGTCTCGATCGCCGTCTGGGCCCTGATCGTCGCGCTCGTGGCGCACGGCGTTTTCGTCACGATCCGCTGA